One segment of Castanea sativa cultivar Marrone di Chiusa Pesio chromosome 3, ASM4071231v1 DNA contains the following:
- the LOC142629931 gene encoding E3 ubiquitin-protein ligase APD2-like, with amino-acid sequence MYDTTKAKSKCSTETGSCRLRLEFPNTHYVILTTPNHGNLAGCYIELSFVARVVTYIAILGFIVIVVFLILKYLGACEGENTIMDMEVTEVRQVTETDPIMPAKPIPYTYGTGEEDDDSGDSSFSEEPYDAKLCVICYDEQRNCFFVPCGHCATCYDCAQRIMEGENKVCPICRRLIHKLRRLFHS; translated from the exons ATGTATGATACTACTAAAGCTAAGAGCAAGTGTTCAACAGAAACAGGTTCTTGCCGCCTCAGGCTTGAATTCCCTAACACTCACTATGTCATACTGACCACACCTAACCAT GGGAATCTAGCAGGATGCTACATTGAGCTTTCGTTTGTGGCACGTGTGGTAACATACATTGCAATTTTAG GATTTATTGTGATTGTTGTTTTTCTGATCCTAAAATACCTTGGAGCCTGTGAGGGTGAGAATACGATAATGGACATGGAGGTAACAGAAGTAAGGCAAGTAACTGAGACTGACCCCATAATGCCGGCAAAGCCAATTCCATACACATACGGAACAggtgaagaagatgatgattcAGGAGATAGTAGCTTTTCAGAGGAACCATATGATGCAAAATTGTGTGTGATTTGTTATGACGAGCAGCGCAATTGCTTCTTTGTTCCTTGTGGCCACTGTGCCACTTGCTATGACTGTGCACAAAG GATTATGGAGGGGGAGAACAAGGTGTGTCCAATATGTCGACGACTTATTCACAAGTTGAGAAGATTGTTTCACTCTTAA